The Actinomycetota bacterium DNA segment GTACGGCTCCTCGTGGACCTCGAGACCGATGCCGTGGCCGGTGCGGTGGATGAACGCGTCGCCGTAGCCGGCCGAGTCGATCACCGTCCGAGCAGCCGCGTCGACGTCCTCGGCCGGTACGCCCGGCGCGACGGCGCCCACCGCGGCGTCCTGCGCCTTCGCCAGGGCGGTGTAGGCGTCGGTGAAACCGTCGGGCGGCTCGCCGACACAGAACGTTCGCGTGATGTCGGACGAGTAGCCGTCGATCGTGCCGCCGAAGTCGCACACGAGCGCGTCGCCCCGCTCGATCACGCGGTCGCCGGGCTCGTGGTGTGGCGAAGCGGAGTTCGGACCGGAAGCGACGATCGCGAAGCCGACCTGCTCGCAACCGCGGGTGATGAGCGCATCCGAGATCCAGCGAGCAACCTCGCGCTCGGTGCGGCCCGACACCCGCTCCCCCGCCAGCCCGGTCGCGACGCCGTCCGCCGCAGCCGCGGCGCTCCGGAGCGCATCCAGCTCGGTAGCGTCCTTACGGACCCGCAGCGCGTTCAGGATCTTGGACGCACGGGAGAAGGCGGCGGCGGGGTAGACGTCCTGCAGGGCGAGCAGGAACGTCGCCCACATGCGCTCCCCCACCGCGAGGGCTCCGTGCTCGTCGCCGACCGCGGCGCGAACGTGCGCGTACGGGTCGTCGGTCTCGTTCCACGCCACGATCTGTACGACGTCTCCGGCGCCCGAGTCTTCCGCCCGCGGC contains these protein-coding regions:
- a CDS encoding Xaa-Pro peptidase family protein, which codes for MTSPSSKRLTRARAEMERAGIDALIVGPSADLRYLTGYDAPLLERLTMLVLPLAGEPALVVPELERPRAEDSGAGDVVQIVAWNETDDPYAHVRAAVGDEHGALAVGERMWATFLLALQDVYPAAAFSRASKILNALRVRKDATELDALRSAAAAADGVATGLAGERVSGRTEREVARWISDALITRGCEQVGFAIVASGPNSASPHHEPGDRVIERGDALVCDFGGTIDGYSSDITRTFCVGEPPDGFTDAYTALAKAQDAAVGAVAPGVPAEDVDAAARTVIDSAGYGDAFIHRTGHGIGLEVHEEPYIVAGNAEPLATGMTFSVEPGIYLRGRFGMRLEDIVAVTDDGVERLNAAPRNPVVLT